The DNA sequence CGATCCATCCCCCGTAATAACCGGATACTAAGCCGAGAATGACCCCAATCGCTCCGGCCAAAATCACCGCACAGATACCGACCATGAGCGATACTTGTGAGCCGTATATGATCCGACTCAAGACATCCCTACCTAGGTTGTCCGTTCCCAGTGGGTTGACAGAGGAACCACCCTCCATCCACATGGGCGGCTTCAGACGTTTGGCCGCCTGCGTTTTGGCCGGGTCATGCGGGGCAATTACTCCCGCGAAGAGAGACATAAACACGACAGCAACGACGATAATCAACCCGATCGTACCGGTTTTGCTTTTGAACAGCATGCGGGCAAATCGTCCAAACTGACCGGTTTGCTGTACCGGCTTGCCTATGCTCTGTAGTTGCGGCGTTTGTGTTTCCAAGGATGCAGACACATGGCTCACCTCCGATTAGTTGTACTTGATACGCGGGTCCAGGACACGATACAGAATATCCGCGAGCAGATTACTGATGATGACGAGGAATGCCACGACAAAAACAGCTGCCTGTACAATGGCCATATCGCGCGTATTGACGGCCTGAATAATCAACTGCCCCATTCCCGGCCAGGAGAAGATCGTCTCGGTAATCAACGTTCCCCCGATCAATGTCGAAGTCTGCAACGCCATGATCGTCACGACCGGAATCATCGAGTTTCGCAACGCATGCTTGTACACCACAATGGTTTCAAGCAGGCCTTTGCTGCGAGCCGTGCGGATGTAATCCTGGTTCAAAATCTCCAGCATGCTAGAGCGGATCAGGCGAGTCATCTCAGCTGCGATCCCCGTCCCCAACGTAAATGCAGGCAAGACCAGGTGCGCCACGGTGCCGCGCCCTGATACCGGTAAGACCTTTAGCTCCACCGCAAACAACAAAATGAGCATAATCCCCAGCCAAAAATGTGGCATCGCTTTTCCTAAGACGGAGCTTCCTGAAAAGAGGACATCGAGGAAAGAATTACGCTTAGTTGCAGAGAGAATACCTAGAGGGATGGAAATGACGGTTGCCACGAGCATAGCGGCAAACGCTAATTCAAATGTCGCGGGTAGCCTCTCCATCACGATTGGCAAGGCAGGCATATCGTAGCGAAACGAATTCCCAAAGTCACCTTGGAGCAAGTGTCCGATGAAGGTGAAGTATTGGACGTACAAAGGCTGATCCAGTCCGAGCGCAGCAATCAAAATTCTCCGGTCCTCGTCTGTTGCCGTATCAGACAGCATCAGGGAGACAGGATCTCCTGTACAGTAAACGAGCACGAACACAATCACTGAGATCAAAAAAAGGACAGGGATGATCTGGAGCAAAGATTTCAGCAAGTACTGCCTCATGGTGTCACCTCCGAATGAGTCTTTTTAGACAGGAGGAGGTCTCAGCTTGAAGAGACCTCCTCCTGGGTACTTTCCTAGTTTTCTTCCCCTATTTCTTGGTGACCTCATCTGCGAACAGCATTTCGTCCAGTCGAGGTTCGAAATTGATTTTGTCGCTTACACCGAAGTTCGCATTCATTTGGTACATGTAAATTTGTGGACGCTCTTCTGCGATGATATTTTGAACCTTCACATACTGTTTCGCACGCTCTTCACGGTTCATGTTCTTTTCCGCTTCCTTCAGCAGCGTGTCTACCTCCGGATTGCTGTAATCCGACTCCCCTTTGGCACGCTCGGTCGTCAGACGGTCAAACGCCAGGGAAGCATCAAACATGGAGTTTGCGTAGGAAATCATGAATACTTCACCAAATTTTTTCGCTTTGTACGTCTCGTTGAACTTGCTCCATTCCAACAGATCCAGCTTGGCGCGAATTCCGACTTCTGCCAGCATCGCTTGAATCAGCTCGGCAGTTTCCTTGTCTTTTAAATAACGACCGCTAGTAGCACTGAAGGTAATGTCCACACCATTGGCGTATCCGGCTTCTGCCAGGAGTTGTTTGGCACGTTCGGGATCGTAGAGCGATTTGCCGTACAGCTCTGGATCGGCCCCAAAGTTTCCTGCCGTCACGCGAGTACGTGTAGGAGTACCGCCACCCGCCAAAATGCTGTCCACGATCGCTTTTTCGTCAATGGCAAGGTCGATCGCTTCACGCACTTTCGGATTTTCTGTGACCGTTCCCGGTGTCGTACGCAAAGACAGCTGCATGACGCGCTGAGTCGGGCCCGTCATCGCGTGCGTTCCTTCGTTGCTCTCGACCCGCTCCATGTCGCTCGGCGGAATGTTTACGGCGATGTCTACTCCACCTGTCAACAGTTCAGCCACACGAGTCGCATCCTCAGGAATGGATCTGAAAACGAGCTTGTCCCACTTAGGCTTGTCGCCGAAATACTGATCGTTTTTCACCAGGATCAGACGATCGTCACGCTTCCATTCTTGGAATTTATACGGCCCCGTACCGACTGGATTCTTGAGGAATTCATCCCAGCCCTTTTCCTTGATGTACTTGGAAGGAAGCATGCTGGAACCGAGGCGGGAGAGCCTGTTTAGCAACACTGGCTCTGATTCGTTCGTAATGATCTCGATTGTGTGCGGGTCAATGACCTTCACTTCTTTAATTTGCTTATAATTCCCGTACTCCAAAAGCTTTTGATCTTTGGCGATCCGCTCCAGCGTAAACTTCACGTCTTCTGCGGTAAATGGGTCTCCATTGTGAAAGGTTACGCCTTCGCGCAGCTTGAAGCGCCAGGTCTTATCGTTGACGATCTCCCACGAGGTGGCCAGATCAGGCTGAACCTTTTGATTTTTATCCTTCTTCACCAGATAGTTGAACATGTTGACATGGACTGCTTCTGTCGATGTATTGTTGTGATCGTGAATATCGAAGCTGACGACGTCACTTCCGCTAGCAAACGTAAGGACTTTCTCACCCGTATCACTCGCTGCAGGAGTAGTCGTGCCTTGGGCAGTTTGCTCCTGCTTTGGTGCCGTCGTTGTCGACGATTGGCTGCTGCAACCAACCATTGCTGTAGACAATGCAAGAATGGCGGCAAGACCAATTCCAGCTAAACGCTTTTTCATGTTGTTCGCCCCCTAAGCTTTTTATGTTTCTCTTTTCTTTCCGCTCTTGAATCCTTCATTCTTTCATTTGCCTAGGTAGTTCAAGGCTAGCGCGGAAAGCATGGCGATGCCGACTGGAAGGGCATCCTCATCAATATCGAACATCGGGTGATGCAGAGGATACTGCGTTTGTTTCTCCGGATTGCCAACACCCAGACGGAAAAATACTCCCGGAACGTGCTCGGTGTAGTACGAAAAATCCTCACCACCCATAGACGGTGTCACCAGCTGGTATTTTCCCTCACCTAGAACTTCATCGGACGTCGCCAGCAACCGGTCTACCATTTGATCGTCATTGACGATGGATGGATAGCCGAAATGGTAGTCGAACTCGTATGTAGCTCCTAGCGCCATCGTCACTCCCTGGACAACCGCTTCAATCTTACCGGGCATTTGTTCTCGCAGGGCTGGATTCAGTGTCCGGACGGTTCCCAGCAGCTCGACCTCAGGCGCAATGACATTGCTCGCGCTGCCCCCCTGGATTTTGCCGATGGTGATGACGATCGGATCGAGTGGATTCACTTGGCGGCTAGCGATATGCTGCAGAGCTGAAAGGACTTCTGCCGTAACCGCAACGGAATCGATCGCTTGGTGAGGATGAGCAGCATGACCACCTCGCCCGATAATGTTGATACGAATTCGGTCAGCTGCGGCACAGCTTACACCGCGGACAGCAGAAATCTGTCCAGTCGGCATTCCGGGAAAAACGTGAAGTCCCGCCATCGCCTCGATGTTATACGCTGACAAAAGCCCATCCTTGATCATCTCGTTTGCTCCGCCAAGCCCCTCTTCCGCTGGCTGGAAAACAAACGCGATGTTGCCTTTTTCAGGACGTACCTGCTGGGAAAGAAACTGAGCTGCCCCCATCAAGATACTGGTATGCGCATCATGTCCACAGGCGTGCATCTTGCCCGGCACAGTAGAGCGATAGGCGGCTTCCTTTTGATCCTGAATAGGTAATGCGTCCATATCCGCGCGAAGTCCGATTGTTGGTCCGGGCTGTCGACCTCGCAATAGGCCAACGACTCCCGTACGCCCCACACCGCGCCTCACTTCAAGACCCAAACGTTCCAAATGTTTGGCCACGAGCTCCGACGTGCGCAGTTCCTCAAAGCCGAGCTCCGGGTGTTGGTGAAAGTCACGTCGCCACGCGGTTACTTCCTCTTTGAGCGAGCTTGCTTTGGCAAGAATTTCGGAGCTACGGTACAAAACAGGGATATGGTCCATATTTTTATGCCTCCTTGGCGAACTCTTCGAATATGGCGGCCATGTGCTTGATTCCTTGAATATAGTCTTCGATGATGACATTCTCGTTTGGAGCATGGTTATTCGATGCGAAATTGCCCACGCCCACCGACACAGCAGGGATACCCAAATCCTGGCAGAGTATGTACATCGGGCCTGTCCCGGGAGACATCGGCATAATCGTCGGCTCCATGCCATAGATGTCTTTCACCGTATTTACCACCGCGCGAGTCAATGGATTGTTGAAAGGTGTGCGGGCTGGATGCTCCAGCGTATAGCCCTCCATTTCGATATCCGAAAACCCGTGCTCGTCCAAATGTTTTCGCAGCAAAGTGAAGATTTCATGTGGGTCTTGGTCTGGTACCAGACGGAAGTCCAGTTTGACTCTTGCTTCTGCAGGCAAAACCGTCTTGGATCCGGTGCCGGTATAACCTGAAACCAGGCCGCACACGGTACACGTCGGTTGAAAGATCAGTTTTTCTTTGAGGGGAATCCCTGTCAAGTCAAGCAAGAACGACTTCAACCCCAGCTGTTCCAATGTGCTTTCCTCGTTGTAGATCATCTGGTCGATCATGGCAGCATCGTCTTCATTTAATGTCGCTACCTTGTCGTAAAATCCTTTGATTTGAATCTTCTCATCCGGTGTTTTCAATGTATTTAGTGCCCAAAGCAATCTCCAGGCAGGATTCTCGATAATCGCCGCATTGGCAGAATGCAGGTCTGTGTTGGCGCCCTTACATACCAGCTCCACATAACACATTCCTTTTACCCCAAGGCTAACCTGCGGGCGACCGTCCGCATTTTTATAGCCAAACTCCCAGATACAGCCGTCAGCCTGGATGACATCACGGTACTTTTCCACAAACTCTTCCAAGTGAACACTGCCGATCTCTTCTTCCCCTTCTACGATGAACTTGACGCGAGTAGGCAGCTTTCCTCTTACTTGTGTATAAGCATGAACGGCGGCAAGTCGGGCCATGAGATTTCCTTTGTTGTCCGCCACACCACGGGCGTACATGCGGCCATCGCGGATTTCTGCTCCAAAGGGAGGTGACTCCCACAGATCGAGTGGATCTTCCGGTTGCACATCATAATGATTGTAAAAGGACAGGATCTTCTCGCTCTCCCCGGAAAACTCCCCGTAAACTACTGGAAAGCCGGACGTTTCTAGTTGTTTTGACTCCCCACCGATCTGACTGATAAACTGCTCGACCATATTGGCTGTCTCTTTCATGCCGCGGTTTTGTGCTGCGACACTCGGTTGTTGGCAAATCTCCTGAAGCCAGCGAATATAAGTCTCCCTATTCTCTTCGATGAATGCATACACGTCCTGCACAGAAGTCAACTCCCTTAACAGAAATATTCGTTTATCCTTCACTTAATAGATAAACTATAAAATACGAAAAATAGAGTGTCAACTTCAAATATTCTAAATTTTAAAGTAATATTTTTAGTCGTTTTGCAGGTTTTATTTCGTTTGTGAAGAAACGGTTTTTAAAATATTGGCGAAAATTACGTAATTCATTCTCATTTCACAAGCACAGGAGGAAAATAGCGATGGATGAACATGTGGATGACCTTGTGGAAGAACTGTATCCCTCCCTACAGGAATGGCGCCGTGATTTTCACAAGTACGCCGAGTCAGGGTG is a window from the Brevibacillus choshinensis genome containing:
- a CDS encoding ABC transporter permease yields the protein MRQYLLKSLLQIIPVLFLISVIVFVLVYCTGDPVSLMLSDTATDEDRRILIAALGLDQPLYVQYFTFIGHLLQGDFGNSFRYDMPALPIVMERLPATFELAFAAMLVATVISIPLGILSATKRNSFLDVLFSGSSVLGKAMPHFWLGIMLILLFAVELKVLPVSGRGTVAHLVLPAFTLGTGIAAEMTRLIRSSMLEILNQDYIRTARSKGLLETIVVYKHALRNSMIPVVTIMALQTSTLIGGTLITETIFSWPGMGQLIIQAVNTRDMAIVQAAVFVVAFLVIISNLLADILYRVLDPRIKYN
- a CDS encoding ABC transporter substrate-binding protein, which gives rise to MKKRLAGIGLAAILALSTAMVGCSSQSSTTTAPKQEQTAQGTTTPAASDTGEKVLTFASGSDVVSFDIHDHNNTSTEAVHVNMFNYLVKKDKNQKVQPDLATSWEIVNDKTWRFKLREGVTFHNGDPFTAEDVKFTLERIAKDQKLLEYGNYKQIKEVKVIDPHTIEIITNESEPVLLNRLSRLGSSMLPSKYIKEKGWDEFLKNPVGTGPYKFQEWKRDDRLILVKNDQYFGDKPKWDKLVFRSIPEDATRVAELLTGGVDIAVNIPPSDMERVESNEGTHAMTGPTQRVMQLSLRTTPGTVTENPKVREAIDLAIDEKAIVDSILAGGGTPTRTRVTAGNFGADPELYGKSLYDPERAKQLLAEAGYANGVDITFSATSGRYLKDKETAELIQAMLAEVGIRAKLDLLEWSKFNETYKAKKFGEVFMISYANSMFDASLAFDRLTTERAKGESDYSNPEVDTLLKEAEKNMNREERAKQYVKVQNIIAEERPQIYMYQMNANFGVSDKINFEPRLDEMLFADEVTKK
- a CDS encoding M20 metallopeptidase family protein; its protein translation is MDHIPVLYRSSEILAKASSLKEEVTAWRRDFHQHPELGFEELRTSELVAKHLERLGLEVRRGVGRTGVVGLLRGRQPGPTIGLRADMDALPIQDQKEAAYRSTVPGKMHACGHDAHTSILMGAAQFLSQQVRPEKGNIAFVFQPAEEGLGGANEMIKDGLLSAYNIEAMAGLHVFPGMPTGQISAVRGVSCAAADRIRINIIGRGGHAAHPHQAIDSVAVTAEVLSALQHIASRQVNPLDPIVITIGKIQGGSASNVIAPEVELLGTVRTLNPALREQMPGKIEAVVQGVTMALGATYEFDYHFGYPSIVNDDQMVDRLLATSDEVLGEGKYQLVTPSMGGEDFSYYTEHVPGVFFRLGVGNPEKQTQYPLHHPMFDIDEDALPVGIAMLSALALNYLGK
- a CDS encoding M20 family metallopeptidase, which produces MQDVYAFIEENRETYIRWLQEICQQPSVAAQNRGMKETANMVEQFISQIGGESKQLETSGFPVVYGEFSGESEKILSFYNHYDVQPEDPLDLWESPPFGAEIRDGRMYARGVADNKGNLMARLAAVHAYTQVRGKLPTRVKFIVEGEEEIGSVHLEEFVEKYRDVIQADGCIWEFGYKNADGRPQVSLGVKGMCYVELVCKGANTDLHSANAAIIENPAWRLLWALNTLKTPDEKIQIKGFYDKVATLNEDDAAMIDQMIYNEESTLEQLGLKSFLLDLTGIPLKEKLIFQPTCTVCGLVSGYTGTGSKTVLPAEARVKLDFRLVPDQDPHEIFTLLRKHLDEHGFSDIEMEGYTLEHPARTPFNNPLTRAVVNTVKDIYGMEPTIMPMSPGTGPMYILCQDLGIPAVSVGVGNFASNNHAPNENVIIEDYIQGIKHMAAIFEEFAKEA